The following proteins come from a genomic window of Microbacterium sp. JZ31:
- a CDS encoding flagellar protein FlgN, with amino-acid sequence MGANELSLHLWRERELLEMLLFKLEEQQLLLAAGKSRWIHFATREVEQVLDRMRQTGLGRAVEVTAVADEWGAPEDATLRELLEHAPTDAWREVFSEHLRAMTELTAEIEQLRDANELQLRAAVRATQEAVAGLGVRTGEYDAGGAVASGETAPRLLDTDL; translated from the coding sequence ATGGGAGCCAATGAGCTTTCGCTGCACCTGTGGCGGGAGCGCGAACTGCTGGAGATGCTGCTGTTCAAGCTGGAGGAGCAGCAGCTGCTGCTCGCGGCGGGCAAGTCGCGCTGGATCCACTTCGCCACGCGCGAGGTCGAACAGGTGCTCGACCGGATGCGGCAGACCGGGCTGGGCCGCGCGGTCGAGGTCACGGCGGTGGCCGACGAGTGGGGCGCACCCGAGGACGCCACGCTGCGCGAGCTGCTCGAGCACGCACCGACAGATGCGTGGCGCGAGGTCTTCAGCGAGCACCTGCGGGCCATGACCGAGCTGACCGCGGAGATCGAGCAGCTGCGCGACGCGAACGAGCTGCAGCTGCGCGCCGCGGTCCGCGCGACGCAGGAGGCCGTCGCCGGACTCGGTGTGCGCACGGGCGAGTACGACGCCGGCGGCGCCGTCGCGAGCGGCGAGACGGCCCCCCGCCTCCTCGACACCGACCTCTGA
- the flgK gene encoding flagellar hook-associated protein FlgK gives MSTFTGLNTAASALAAARRGIDVTGQNIANQTTAGYTRQRLETSAVAAVAQAGRFSMGVVPGQGVSVDGITRLGDAVLDARVRDALGASGFWTVRAEAARTAEAAMAEPTKAGLAHAMSQFWAGWQDLSNTPDEEAAAAVVLNSAEVLAGRLAAGYQAASGQWSDLRTGVDRTVTEINTAADQVAALNREIRDALASGRSANELIDRRGVLVERLARSAGAQATVETDGTMTVRVDGNALVSGTEARHLVASGPTDIAEGRPVTVAWAHRPDVPLTSPGGELGGTLSVLAPADEGGTLARLAETYNSVATELAERVNAQHRAGVTADGQPGGDFFSLAPDGPAALGLGVVPTNGRELALAALGAGAYDASNADAISQIGEGAGSPDTVWADFVTSFGVAASGDTQRANVAEVAAVTSVAAQQSVAGVDGDEETINLLTYQTAYQAAARVLTAVDEALDVLINRTGVVGR, from the coding sequence ATGTCGACTTTCACTGGACTGAACACCGCGGCCTCCGCGCTCGCCGCGGCCCGCCGCGGCATCGACGTGACGGGGCAGAACATCGCCAACCAGACCACGGCCGGCTACACCCGGCAGCGTCTCGAGACCTCCGCCGTCGCGGCCGTGGCCCAGGCGGGCCGATTCAGCATGGGCGTCGTGCCGGGCCAGGGCGTCAGCGTCGACGGCATCACGAGGCTCGGCGACGCGGTGCTCGACGCCCGCGTGCGAGACGCGCTCGGCGCATCCGGCTTCTGGACAGTCCGGGCCGAAGCGGCGCGCACGGCGGAGGCCGCGATGGCCGAGCCCACCAAGGCCGGCCTCGCGCACGCGATGTCGCAGTTCTGGGCGGGGTGGCAGGACCTGTCCAACACCCCCGATGAGGAGGCCGCCGCCGCGGTCGTGCTCAACAGCGCCGAGGTGCTCGCGGGCCGGCTGGCGGCCGGCTATCAGGCGGCGAGCGGTCAATGGAGCGATCTGCGGACGGGCGTCGACCGCACGGTGACCGAGATCAACACCGCCGCCGACCAGGTCGCCGCGCTGAACCGCGAGATCCGCGACGCCCTGGCGTCGGGACGCTCCGCCAACGAGCTGATCGACCGGCGCGGGGTGCTCGTCGAGCGGCTCGCGCGGAGCGCGGGCGCGCAGGCGACCGTGGAGACCGACGGCACGATGACCGTGCGCGTGGACGGGAACGCCCTGGTCTCGGGCACCGAGGCGCGCCACCTCGTCGCAAGCGGTCCGACGGACATCGCCGAAGGGCGGCCGGTCACCGTCGCGTGGGCGCACCGTCCCGACGTGCCGCTCACCTCGCCCGGCGGTGAACTGGGCGGCACGCTGTCGGTGCTCGCCCCGGCGGACGAGGGCGGGACGCTCGCGCGGCTCGCCGAGACCTACAACAGCGTCGCGACCGAGCTGGCGGAGCGCGTCAACGCGCAGCACCGTGCCGGCGTCACCGCCGACGGACAGCCGGGCGGCGACTTCTTCTCGCTCGCGCCCGACGGCCCGGCCGCGCTCGGCCTGGGGGTCGTGCCGACCAACGGGCGGGAGCTCGCGCTCGCCGCCCTGGGAGCGGGCGCGTACGACGCATCGAACGCCGATGCGATCTCGCAGATCGGCGAGGGGGCCGGATCGCCCGACACGGTCTGGGCCGATTTCGTCACGTCCTTCGGCGTCGCAGCCTCGGGCGACACGCAGCGCGCGAACGTCGCGGAGGTCGCCGCTGTGACCAGCGTCGCCGCCCAGCAGTCGGTCGCCGGCGTGGACGGCGACGAGGAGACGATCAACCTCCTCACGTACCAGACCGCGTACCAGGCCGCCGCGCGCGTCCTGACCGCCGTGGACGAGGCGCTGGACGTCCTCATCAACCGCACCGGGGTCGTGGGCCGCTGA
- the flgL gene encoding flagellar hook-associated protein FlgL — translation MISRVTAQTMTQASLRHLQTNLTELARLQEQATSQRAFLAPSDNPSAAAQTLGLHAEQTRNAQYARNIDDGLAWVSTVDAAIGDSTSLLQRVRALTLQGANDGALDATAKEAIAVELEGIREELLSKANTSLLGRSVFAATSDAGYAFRPDGAGGYEFSGTPGSSVERRLSDGVTVRVDADGAAVFGEGDESVFALIDDIVADLRAGTNVGSHVEGIDERLSAMLSAQGAVGARQAQIERAKEVAVDTSVSLETRRAAVEDVDSVEVLVQLQAQELVYRSALQVTSRVLQPTLMDFLS, via the coding sequence ATGATCTCCCGCGTCACCGCGCAGACAATGACGCAGGCGTCGCTGCGTCATCTCCAGACCAACCTCACCGAGCTCGCGCGCCTGCAGGAGCAGGCGACGTCGCAGCGCGCGTTCCTCGCACCGTCGGACAACCCGTCGGCGGCGGCGCAGACCCTCGGCCTGCATGCCGAGCAGACGCGCAACGCGCAGTACGCGCGCAACATCGACGACGGCCTCGCCTGGGTCAGCACCGTCGACGCTGCGATCGGCGACAGCACGTCGCTGCTGCAGCGCGTGCGTGCGCTCACGCTGCAGGGCGCGAACGACGGAGCCCTCGACGCCACGGCGAAGGAGGCGATCGCGGTCGAGCTGGAGGGCATCCGCGAGGAGCTGCTCAGCAAGGCCAACACGAGTCTGCTGGGGCGATCGGTGTTCGCCGCCACCTCCGACGCCGGCTACGCGTTCCGTCCCGACGGGGCGGGCGGCTACGAGTTCAGCGGCACGCCCGGCTCATCGGTCGAGCGGCGGCTGTCCGACGGCGTGACGGTGCGCGTCGACGCGGATGGCGCCGCGGTGTTCGGAGAGGGTGACGAGTCGGTCTTCGCCCTGATCGACGACATCGTCGCCGACCTGCGCGCGGGCACGAACGTGGGCTCGCACGTGGAGGGGATCGACGAGCGCCTCAGCGCTATGCTCAGTGCCCAGGGCGCGGTCGGCGCCCGTCAGGCGCAGATCGAGCGCGCGAAGGAGGTCGCCGTGGACACGTCCGTCTCGCTCGAGACCCGTCGTGCGGCGGTCGAGGACGTCGACTCCGTCGAGGTGCTCGTGCAGCTGCAGGCTCAGGAGCTCGTGTACCGCTCCGCCCTGCAGGTGACGAGCCGCGTGCTGCAGCCGACCCTCATGGACTTCCTGTCGTGA
- a CDS encoding flagellin N-terminal helical domain-containing protein encodes MGMQINTNVSALNAYRNLSSTQNDLSKSLEKLSSGLRINRAADDAAGLAISEGLRAQVNGLNVAARNAQDGISVIQTAEGALTEVHSILQRMRDLAVQGSNDSNNADSRAAIKAEADQLGAELSRISESTNFNGINLFQAAADAPAALTFQVGADGDAASAVSVNMIDLGAALTGVVTLADGTLATAADGFDVTDSDTAQATIEALDTAITAVSEGRSELGASQNRLESTINSLQISSENLAAAESRIRDTDMAAEMVKYTAANILSQAGTAMLAQANQSTQGVLQLLR; translated from the coding sequence ATGGGTATGCAGATCAACACCAACGTGTCGGCGCTCAACGCCTACCGCAACCTGTCGTCGACGCAGAACGACCTGTCGAAGTCGCTCGAGAAGCTCTCAAGCGGTCTCCGCATCAACCGCGCCGCCGACGACGCGGCCGGCCTCGCGATCTCCGAGGGCCTGCGCGCGCAGGTCAACGGCCTGAACGTGGCCGCTCGCAACGCCCAGGACGGCATCTCGGTCATCCAGACCGCGGAAGGCGCCCTGACCGAGGTGCACTCCATCCTGCAGCGCATGCGCGACCTGGCGGTGCAGGGCTCGAACGACTCGAACAACGCGGACTCGCGCGCCGCCATCAAGGCGGAGGCGGACCAGCTGGGCGCCGAGCTGTCGCGCATCTCGGAGTCGACCAACTTCAACGGGATCAACCTGTTCCAGGCCGCTGCCGACGCCCCCGCCGCACTGACCTTCCAGGTCGGCGCGGACGGAGACGCCGCCTCGGCGGTCTCGGTGAACATGATCGACCTCGGCGCGGCGCTGACCGGCGTCGTCACGCTGGCCGACGGCACTCTGGCGACGGCGGCCGACGGATTCGACGTCACCGACAGCGACACCGCGCAGGCGACGATCGAGGCGCTCGACACGGCCATCACCGCCGTGTCCGAGGGACGCTCGGAGCTCGGTGCGTCGCAGAACCGCCTCGAGTCGACGATCAACTCGCTGCAGATCTCGTCGGAGAACCTGGCTGCGGCCGAGAGCCGCATCCGCGACACCGACATGGCGGCGGAGATGGTCAAGTACACGGCGGCGAACATCCTGTCGCAGGCCGGCACCGCCATGCTCGCGCAGGCGAACCAGTCGACGCAGGGCGTGCTCCAGCTCCTGCGCTGA
- a CDS encoding sigma-70 family RNA polymerase sigma factor, whose amino-acid sequence MTRAERNRLIVENLPLVGFLAAELSARATHIPREELAAAGALALVTAADAFDPELGVPFGAYARRRILGAFADEMRAMDWASRGIRRRIKETLAVRDTLAAGLGRTPTVGEIAATMGVDAASVAESLADADRTVLTLEDPAVHLVSSDLPLPDEAATLTERREVLHRALEALPDRMRLIVTAVYFEDRAVKDIAEELGVSHSAVSQQRAEGLRLLRDALDRYFAEEPGQTPAPTSRVSESAREAYFTRIAAGGGRRLANALLKNAAAL is encoded by the coding sequence ATGACACGTGCTGAGCGTAATCGTCTCATTGTGGAGAACCTGCCCCTGGTCGGCTTCCTGGCGGCAGAGCTCAGCGCGCGAGCAACCCACATCCCCCGGGAGGAGCTCGCGGCCGCCGGGGCGCTCGCGCTCGTCACCGCCGCCGACGCCTTCGATCCTGAGCTCGGCGTGCCGTTCGGTGCGTACGCGCGCCGGCGGATCCTCGGCGCCTTCGCCGACGAGATGCGGGCGATGGACTGGGCGTCGCGCGGCATCCGGCGGCGCATCAAGGAGACGCTAGCCGTACGGGACACGCTGGCCGCCGGTCTCGGCCGCACGCCGACGGTCGGCGAGATCGCGGCCACCATGGGAGTCGACGCCGCCTCGGTCGCGGAGTCGCTCGCCGACGCCGACCGGACGGTCCTCACGCTCGAGGACCCTGCCGTGCACCTCGTCTCCTCCGACCTCCCGCTGCCCGACGAGGCCGCGACCCTGACGGAGCGGCGAGAGGTGCTGCACCGGGCCCTGGAGGCGCTGCCCGACCGGATGCGCCTGATCGTCACGGCCGTCTACTTCGAGGACCGCGCCGTGAAGGACATCGCCGAGGAGCTCGGCGTCTCGCACTCCGCGGTGTCGCAGCAGCGGGCCGAGGGGCTGCGGCTGCTGCGCGACGCGCTCGACCGCTACTTCGCCGAGGAGCCGGGCCAGACGCCGGCACCCACCTCGCGGGTGTCCGAGTCGGCGCGCGAGGCGTACTTCACGCGGATCGCCGCGGGCGGCGGGCGCCGTCTGGCGAACGCGCTGCTCAAGAACGCCGCCGCGCTGTAG